A genomic segment from Alistipes senegalensis JC50 encodes:
- a CDS encoding RagB/SusD family nutrient uptake outer membrane protein — translation MKKILYILIITGCAALLSVSCSKDMLDTAPAGSLSGAEIFGDAGKAQSAVDGIYRLMYTNGWSVNWSPEHPGLAGFTLVRSLMGEDHFQYSQGNGWFYFDYSFGVASDWTHTSGRQYGTWNMFYTFISQANYILDNEEAVKDDAEWQNVLGQAYAIRAYSYYCLYESFCQGNYTENKDKPGVPVYTKGTNKETEGVGRGTIEGLFTQINGDFQRAVDYLASAGMPQAHSSHIDLYTAYGLWARASLGQQNYPQAATCAENALKKDGLKRVATLSELGQFNNRSVGDVLWAFEYIASQAALFGSFVSHMAIDGTYGSSAPQCFDDWLYEEGMTDADERRAWATLPAESPLVADDSDFKDAEIHWQTKFGYQNASTGVADIINLRAEEMLLTLAECKCRAEDYDGARSLLQELYDKRYSEPRDISGLANSASVSLDTHAQPQTLLDEILLQRRIELWCEGMGRTPDLRRLNLAYTRTETQPSAVSKKANDPSFILAIPQKEFDTNSALDLSKDQN, via the coding sequence ATGAAAAAAATACTCTATATTCTTATCATAACGGGTTGCGCCGCACTCCTTTCCGTGTCCTGCTCGAAGGATATGCTGGATACGGCTCCGGCCGGTTCGCTTTCGGGTGCGGAAATATTCGGGGACGCCGGCAAGGCCCAGAGCGCCGTGGATGGCATTTACCGGCTGATGTACACCAACGGCTGGAGCGTTAACTGGTCGCCGGAACATCCCGGACTGGCCGGCTTCACGCTGGTCCGTTCGCTGATGGGCGAGGACCACTTCCAGTACAGCCAGGGCAACGGCTGGTTCTATTTCGACTATTCGTTCGGCGTAGCTTCCGACTGGACCCACACTTCGGGGCGTCAGTACGGCACGTGGAACATGTTCTATACGTTCATTTCGCAGGCGAACTACATCCTCGACAACGAAGAGGCCGTCAAGGACGACGCCGAATGGCAGAATGTGCTGGGACAAGCCTATGCGATCCGCGCCTATTCCTACTATTGTCTTTACGAGTCGTTCTGCCAGGGCAACTATACCGAAAACAAGGACAAGCCCGGAGTGCCCGTCTATACGAAGGGAACGAACAAGGAGACCGAGGGCGTGGGCCGGGGTACGATCGAAGGGCTCTTCACGCAGATCAACGGCGATTTCCAGCGTGCGGTGGATTATCTGGCTTCGGCCGGAATGCCGCAGGCGCACAGCTCGCACATCGACCTCTACACGGCCTACGGATTGTGGGCCCGGGCTTCGCTGGGGCAGCAGAATTATCCACAGGCTGCGACCTGTGCCGAAAACGCCTTGAAGAAAGACGGACTGAAACGGGTCGCCACGCTTTCGGAGCTGGGGCAGTTCAACAACCGTTCCGTCGGCGACGTGCTGTGGGCTTTCGAATACATCGCCTCGCAGGCCGCTCTGTTCGGCAGCTTCGTTTCGCACATGGCCATCGACGGAACCTACGGCAGTTCGGCTCCGCAATGTTTCGACGACTGGCTCTACGAGGAGGGCATGACCGATGCGGACGAACGCCGTGCGTGGGCCACGCTGCCTGCCGAAAGTCCGCTGGTGGCCGATGATTCCGATTTCAAGGACGCCGAAATTCACTGGCAGACCAAGTTCGGTTATCAGAATGCCTCGACGGGCGTCGCCGACATCATCAACCTGCGGGCCGAAGAGATGCTGTTGACGCTGGCCGAATGCAAGTGCCGCGCCGAAGACTACGACGGGGCCCGGAGCTTGTTGCAGGAGCTTTACGACAAGCGTTACAGCGAGCCGCGCGACATATCCGGTCTGGCCAACTCGGCGAGTGTGAGCCTCGATACGCACGCGCAGCCTCAGACGCTCCTCGATGAGATCCTGCTCCAGCGCCGCATCGAGCTCTGGTGCGAGGGGATGGGCCGCACGCCCGACTTGAGGCGTCTGAATCTCGCATACACGCGGACGGAGACGCAGCCGAGTGCCGTTTCGAAGAAGGCCAACGACCCCAGTTTCATCCTGGCCATTCCGCAGAAGGAGTTCGACACCAATTCGGCGCTCGACCTGTCGAAAGACCAGAATTAG
- the hpt gene encoding hypoxanthine phosphoribosyltransferase: MENIIQLHDRKFRIMIPAAKIDEAVEAVAQRINADYAGKETPLFLGILNGSFMFMSDLIKKIEFQNELSFVKLASYDGTSSTGCVKSLIGLNNSIEGRHVIIVEDIVDTGESIEHMIHDLEARKPASIEVCTLFFKPGSYRKTLPIKYRAMEIGNEFIVGYGLDYDQLGRSLKDIYVVTE, translated from the coding sequence ATGGAGAATATCATACAACTTCACGACCGGAAATTCAGGATCATGATTCCCGCCGCGAAAATCGACGAGGCCGTGGAAGCCGTGGCGCAGCGCATCAACGCCGACTACGCCGGAAAGGAAACCCCGCTGTTCCTGGGTATTCTGAACGGTTCGTTCATGTTCATGAGCGACCTGATCAAGAAGATCGAGTTCCAGAACGAACTTTCGTTCGTCAAACTGGCGTCGTACGACGGAACCAGCTCGACGGGCTGCGTCAAGAGCCTGATCGGCCTGAACAACTCGATCGAAGGCCGCCACGTCATCATCGTCGAGGACATCGTGGATACGGGCGAGTCGATCGAACACATGATTCACGATCTGGAGGCCCGCAAACCCGCGTCGATCGAGGTCTGCACGCTCTTCTTCAAACCCGGATCGTACCGCAAGACGCTGCCCATCAAGTACCGCGCTATGGAGATCGGCAACGAGTTCATCGTGGGCTACGGGCTGGATTACGACCAGTTGGGCCGCAGTCTGAAAGACATTTACGTCGTGACGGAGTGA
- a CDS encoding 7-carboxy-7-deazaguanine synthase QueE yields the protein MAVTVDNELLDGGRLLPLVEDFYTIQGEGFHAGKPAYFIRLGGCDVGCRWCDAKYTWNPKLYPPTDVRTVIDRATACPAQAIVITGGEPLLYPLGVLTETLHAKGLEIFLETSGSHPFSGVFDWVCLSPKRQQPPLEEAYGRADELKVIVESEADFEWAERNAARVGEKCLLYLQPEWSVAERVMPAMVEYAKAHPRWNISIQTHKYMHIP from the coding sequence ATGGCTGTGACAGTCGATAACGAATTGCTCGACGGCGGGCGCCTGCTGCCGCTGGTCGAGGATTTCTACACCATTCAGGGCGAGGGTTTCCACGCCGGGAAGCCGGCCTATTTCATCCGCCTCGGCGGGTGCGACGTGGGGTGCCGCTGGTGCGACGCCAAGTACACGTGGAATCCGAAACTCTATCCCCCGACCGATGTCCGGACGGTGATCGACCGGGCGACGGCGTGTCCGGCGCAGGCCATCGTCATCACGGGCGGCGAGCCGCTGCTCTATCCGCTGGGCGTGCTGACGGAGACGCTGCACGCGAAGGGGCTGGAGATCTTTTTGGAAACCTCGGGATCGCATCCGTTCAGCGGCGTTTTCGACTGGGTGTGCCTTTCGCCCAAGCGTCAGCAGCCCCCGCTGGAGGAGGCTTACGGGCGGGCCGACGAGCTGAAAGTGATCGTCGAATCGGAGGCCGATTTCGAATGGGCCGAGCGGAACGCCGCGCGTGTGGGCGAAAAATGCCTGCTTTACCTGCAACCCGAATGGAGCGTCGCCGAACGGGTGATGCCCGCGATGGTCGAGTACGCCAAGGCGCATCCCCGGTGGAATATCTCCATTCAGACGCATAAGTATATGCACATACCGTAG
- a CDS encoding FtsB family cell division protein gives MKIQFGRRFWIAATAAIVVFTVFMVGRNALHAVKIKRQINLLTREQAYYTEKIGQDSALLERLKYDDYLEEYARENYRMQRRNEHVYIMKE, from the coding sequence ATGAAAATTCAGTTCGGACGCAGATTCTGGATCGCCGCCACGGCGGCTATCGTCGTCTTCACCGTTTTCATGGTGGGGCGCAACGCCCTGCATGCCGTGAAGATCAAACGCCAGATCAACCTGCTGACCCGCGAGCAAGCCTACTACACGGAGAAGATCGGACAGGACAGCGCCTTGCTCGAAAGGCTGAAATACGACGATTATCTGGAGGAGTACGCCCGCGAGAATTACCGCATGCAGCGGCGCAACGAACACGTATATATTATGAAGGAATAG
- the thiL gene encoding thiamine-phosphate kinase, translating to MTEFGFIEQIRTRFASLPDNGFEGIGDDCAVLPLGGGESLVFTADLLTEGVHFLRAATTARELGGKSLAVNLSDVAAMGARPVATLLSIALPADAAGAWAAEFMEGYRELSETFGTALIGGDTTRSESGITINVTAIGRAPSANLKRRSDARPGDVIFAAGELGASGAGLRDILAGHSDTPLAAVHRNPQPQVAEGLWFGTRQEVHAMMDLSDGLASDLRHILDRSGVGAEVEVERIPVAPGADVRTAACAGEDYKLLLTAAPEAAERLAAEFAARFGNPLHPIGRITAAPGLVWLRNGKPEPLEWHGFEHY from the coding sequence ATGACCGAATTCGGATTTATCGAGCAGATACGCACCCGCTTCGCCTCCCTCCCCGACAACGGGTTCGAAGGCATCGGCGACGACTGCGCCGTGCTGCCCCTGGGCGGCGGCGAATCGCTGGTCTTCACCGCCGACCTGCTGACCGAGGGCGTCCACTTCCTGCGCGCCGCCACTACGGCCCGGGAGCTGGGAGGCAAATCCCTTGCCGTAAACCTCAGCGATGTCGCCGCGATGGGCGCCCGCCCCGTCGCCACGCTCCTCTCCATCGCCCTTCCGGCCGACGCCGCCGGCGCATGGGCGGCGGAGTTCATGGAGGGCTACCGGGAGCTGTCCGAAACGTTCGGCACGGCCCTCATAGGAGGCGACACGACCCGTTCGGAGTCGGGCATCACGATCAACGTCACGGCCATCGGCCGCGCCCCTTCGGCGAACCTCAAACGCCGCAGCGACGCGCGCCCCGGCGACGTGATCTTCGCCGCAGGCGAGCTGGGCGCCTCGGGAGCCGGGCTCCGGGACATCCTCGCCGGACACAGCGACACCCCGCTGGCCGCCGTGCACCGCAACCCGCAGCCGCAGGTCGCCGAGGGCCTCTGGTTCGGGACCCGGCAGGAGGTGCACGCCATGATGGACCTTTCCGACGGTCTCGCCTCCGACCTGCGGCACATCCTCGACCGGTCGGGGGTCGGCGCCGAGGTGGAGGTCGAACGCATCCCCGTCGCTCCGGGCGCCGATGTCCGCACGGCGGCCTGCGCGGGCGAGGACTACAAACTGCTGCTCACCGCGGCTCCCGAGGCCGCCGAACGCCTCGCCGCGGAGTTCGCGGCCCGCTTCGGAAACCCCCTCCACCCCATCGGCCGCATCACCGCCGCACCGGGTCTCGTGTGGCTCCGCAACGGAAAACCCGAGCCGCTGGAGTGGCACGGGTTCGAACATTACTGA
- the aroQ gene encoding type II 3-dehydroquinate dehydratase translates to MKILILNGPNLNLQGRRDTGVYGSQTFESYFEGLKAHYPEVEFAYFQSNIEGELIDAVQQADGRYDGVVLNAGGYTHTSVALRDAVSAVSVPVVEVHISSILAREEFRHVSLLAPVAAGSIMGFGLNSYRLGVEALLLGKR, encoded by the coding sequence ATGAAAATATTGATTCTCAACGGCCCGAACCTCAATTTGCAGGGGCGGCGCGACACCGGAGTTTACGGATCGCAGACTTTCGAATCCTATTTCGAAGGGCTGAAGGCACACTATCCGGAGGTGGAGTTCGCCTATTTCCAGTCGAACATCGAAGGCGAACTGATCGACGCCGTGCAGCAGGCCGACGGCCGCTACGACGGTGTGGTGCTCAACGCCGGCGGTTACACGCACACCTCCGTGGCGCTGCGCGACGCCGTATCGGCGGTGTCGGTGCCGGTGGTCGAGGTGCATATCTCGTCGATCCTCGCCCGCGAGGAGTTTCGCCATGTTTCGCTGCTGGCCCCCGTGGCCGCGGGGTCGATCATGGGATTCGGACTGAATTCCTATCGGTTAGGTGTCGAGGCGTTGCTGCTCGGTAAGCGATAA
- the pyk gene encoding pyruvate kinase, with amino-acid sequence MYRMKKTKIVATMSDFRCTEEFVSKLFDAGMDVIRINSAHVSEEGATRIVEIVHRVNPAIPIMIDTKGPEIRVTTIADEYGNSINFRAGDRVAVCGSDGSDLTTRKVVYMNVPSIVRDIPVGARMLIADGELEIRVVGKTDEELDCEFVVGGAMRSRKSVNVPGVSIDLPSVTEKDRRFIEWAVKNDVDFIAHSFVRSARDIRAVQEILDARGSNIKIISKIENQEGLDNIDEIIEASYGIMVARGDLGVELPAEVIPNTQRRIVEKCICAKRPVIIATQMLYSMVKSPRPTRAEVSDVASAIYERVDAVMLSDETAMGDFPVESVETMARIAREIERDETHFKPMIDMDMVSVNHEITAQLARSAVRASTNLPIKYVVLDTKTGRTGRYLAAFRGRKTVMAVCYQLHAQRILALSYGVVPILRNQELTDRYHFLVDALEFIDQYKKLQDEDLLAIVGGSFGPDGGASYVEIANVHNIRKRNEEIIAAQGK; translated from the coding sequence ATGTATCGCATGAAAAAGACCAAGATCGTCGCCACCATGTCGGATTTCCGCTGCACCGAGGAGTTCGTCTCGAAACTTTTCGACGCCGGAATGGACGTGATCCGTATCAATTCGGCCCACGTCTCGGAGGAGGGCGCCACCCGCATCGTCGAGATCGTGCACCGGGTCAATCCGGCCATTCCGATCATGATCGACACCAAGGGCCCCGAGATCCGCGTGACGACGATCGCCGACGAATACGGGAACAGCATCAATTTCCGCGCGGGCGACCGGGTGGCGGTGTGCGGTTCGGACGGTTCGGACCTCACCACCCGCAAGGTGGTCTACATGAATGTTCCCTCGATCGTGCGCGACATTCCGGTCGGGGCGCGGATGCTGATCGCCGACGGCGAACTGGAGATCCGCGTCGTGGGCAAGACGGACGAGGAACTCGACTGCGAATTCGTCGTGGGCGGCGCCATGCGGTCGCGCAAGAGCGTCAACGTGCCGGGCGTGTCGATCGACCTGCCGTCGGTGACGGAGAAGGACCGCCGCTTCATCGAGTGGGCCGTGAAGAACGATGTCGATTTCATCGCGCACTCGTTCGTGCGCTCGGCCCGCGACATCCGGGCCGTGCAGGAGATTCTCGACGCCCGCGGCAGCAACATCAAGATCATCTCGAAGATCGAGAACCAGGAGGGGCTGGACAACATCGACGAGATCATCGAGGCGTCGTACGGCATCATGGTCGCCCGCGGCGACCTCGGGGTGGAGCTCCCGGCCGAGGTGATTCCCAACACGCAGCGGCGCATCGTCGAGAAGTGCATCTGCGCCAAGCGTCCCGTGATCATCGCCACGCAGATGCTCTATTCAATGGTCAAGTCCCCGCGCCCGACGCGCGCCGAGGTGAGCGACGTGGCCAGCGCCATCTACGAGCGTGTGGACGCTGTGATGCTGAGCGACGAGACCGCTATGGGCGATTTCCCCGTGGAGTCGGTCGAAACGATGGCCCGCATCGCCCGCGAGATCGAACGCGACGAGACGCATTTCAAACCCATGATCGATATGGACATGGTTTCGGTGAACCACGAGATTACGGCCCAGCTGGCCCGTTCGGCCGTGCGCGCCTCCACGAACCTGCCGATCAAATATGTGGTGCTCGACACTAAGACGGGCCGCACGGGCCGCTATCTGGCGGCGTTCCGAGGCCGCAAGACCGTGATGGCCGTCTGCTATCAGCTCCATGCCCAGCGCATTCTGGCCCTGTCGTACGGCGTGGTGCCGATCCTCCGCAACCAGGAGCTTACGGACCGCTATCACTTCCTGGTCGATGCGCTGGAGTTCATCGACCAGTATAAGAAATTGCAGGACGAAGACCTGCTGGCCATCGTGGGCGGCAGTTTCGGTCCCGACGGAGGCGCCTCCTACGTCGAGATCGCCAACGTGCACAACATCCGCAAGCGCAACGAGGAGATCATCGCCGCACAGGGCAAGTAA
- a CDS encoding lipopolysaccharide biosynthesis protein, whose protein sequence is MGGQLREKVAQGVAWSMAEKIGSMLLAMAVRLVILRLLTPDILGFMSIPSAVATILLVVVDSGFSQSLIRHRDPSQSDYKSVFLFNMAVSLALYAALMALMPFAARWYDMPQIARIAPVFFLLLPLNALCAVQNTIFIRQFRFALLSKVTFTSSLVGGFAAIGCALAGWGIWSLVAERVITVGARTAILWWLSDWRPRGRCSVKPLREMAPFGCSLMVTDLISNFYNKIPQFFLGKLYPAATLGSYDQAVKLKDMPATTGMQAVQNVTFPAFSKIRDDAPKLAESYRQVVMVVAYVMFPIMAGMSAVAHDMFAVLLGEGWMSTAPYFEVVCLAGLFSPIAVIAYNILKVRCSGPLLVRLEVVKKLLMTAIFAVTIPRSVTAVVWGLVAIAFCEMAVNFLATTRFTTLSCARFARTLLPPALLSAAMYAVVRLTAAAVPGNDLLRLVAEIAAGALCYLLLSALFRLEAFREVVAIVRRQLKKKDRPV, encoded by the coding sequence TTGGGGGGACAGCTCAGAGAGAAGGTCGCGCAGGGCGTGGCGTGGAGTATGGCCGAGAAGATCGGTTCGATGCTGCTGGCTATGGCCGTGCGGCTGGTCATTCTGCGCCTGCTGACGCCCGACATCCTCGGATTCATGTCCATCCCGTCGGCCGTGGCGACCATCCTGCTGGTGGTCGTGGACAGCGGCTTTTCGCAGAGTCTGATCCGCCACCGCGACCCCTCGCAGAGCGACTACAAGTCGGTATTCCTCTTCAATATGGCCGTGTCGCTGGCGCTCTACGCTGCGCTGATGGCGCTGATGCCCTTTGCGGCGCGCTGGTACGACATGCCCCAGATCGCGCGGATCGCTCCGGTGTTTTTCCTGCTGCTGCCGCTGAACGCCCTGTGCGCCGTGCAGAACACGATCTTCATCCGTCAGTTCCGCTTCGCGCTGTTGTCGAAGGTGACTTTCACGTCGTCGCTCGTGGGCGGATTCGCGGCCATCGGCTGTGCACTGGCCGGGTGGGGCATCTGGAGCCTCGTGGCCGAGCGGGTGATAACCGTCGGCGCGAGGACTGCGATCCTGTGGTGGCTGAGCGACTGGCGGCCCCGCGGGCGGTGCAGCGTGAAGCCCCTGCGCGAGATGGCGCCTTTCGGGTGCAGTCTGATGGTGACCGATCTGATTTCGAATTTCTACAACAAGATACCTCAGTTTTTCCTCGGAAAGCTCTATCCTGCGGCGACACTCGGATCGTATGACCAGGCGGTCAAGCTGAAGGACATGCCCGCGACGACTGGGATGCAGGCGGTGCAGAATGTCACCTTCCCGGCCTTTTCGAAGATCCGGGACGACGCCCCGAAACTGGCCGAAAGCTACCGTCAGGTGGTGATGGTCGTGGCGTATGTGATGTTCCCGATCATGGCGGGGATGTCGGCCGTGGCGCACGACATGTTCGCCGTTCTGCTGGGGGAGGGCTGGATGTCCACGGCGCCCTATTTCGAGGTGGTGTGTCTGGCGGGGCTCTTCTCACCGATCGCTGTGATCGCCTATAACATCCTGAAAGTCCGCTGCTCGGGGCCGCTGCTCGTGCGCCTCGAAGTGGTGAAGAAGCTGCTGATGACGGCGATCTTCGCCGTGACCATCCCCCGCAGCGTGACGGCCGTGGTGTGGGGACTGGTGGCCATTGCGTTCTGCGAAATGGCGGTCAATTTCCTCGCCACGACCCGTTTCACGACGCTCTCGTGCGCACGGTTCGCGCGGACGTTGCTGCCTCCGGCGTTGCTTTCCGCGGCGATGTACGCCGTCGTGCGGCTCACGGCGGCGGCGGTTCCCGGCAATGACCTGTTGCGGCTGGTCGCCGAGATCGCGGCGGGGGCGCTCTGTTACCTGCTGCTCTCGGCGCTGTTCCGGTTGGAGGCTTTCCGCGAGGTGGTCGCCATCGTGCGCCGGCAGCTGAAAAAGAAAGACCGCCCCGTTTAG
- the buk gene encoding butyrate kinase: MGYKVLAINPGSTSTKVALYDEERPLLDLTLRHSTEEISRFANVIDQLDWRRGLILSALREQSFNLKDLSAVIGRGGLIRPIPAGVYEVNSRMRYDLRNAPMKHACNLGGLLAAQIAHMAGVKAYIADPPVVDEMDDAARITGMPMCPRKPIFHALNQKAIARLHCGRMGWTYEESNLIVAHMGGGISVAAHRQGRIVDVNNALDGDGPFAPDRAGSIPSSELIKVCFSGQYTKEELLKFISSKGGLVAYLGTNSVIQVMERIEKGDQRAKKVLESMCYNISKQIGAMAGALSGKVQAILLTGGIAYNEPIVEYIREHCGFIAPVEVYPGENELEALVMNALVVLRGVITPKVYQ, translated from the coding sequence ATGGGCTACAAAGTTTTAGCGATAAATCCCGGCTCAACATCCACGAAGGTCGCCCTCTACGACGAGGAGCGGCCTTTGTTGGATCTGACCTTGCGCCACTCGACCGAAGAGATCTCCCGATTCGCCAATGTCATCGACCAGCTCGACTGGCGCCGGGGGCTGATCCTCTCGGCCCTGCGCGAACAGTCGTTCAACCTGAAAGATCTGTCGGCCGTGATCGGCCGCGGAGGACTGATACGCCCCATCCCTGCCGGAGTCTACGAGGTCAACTCCCGGATGCGCTACGACCTGCGCAACGCCCCGATGAAGCACGCCTGCAACCTCGGGGGACTGCTCGCGGCGCAGATCGCCCACATGGCGGGCGTGAAAGCCTACATAGCCGATCCCCCGGTGGTCGATGAGATGGACGACGCAGCCCGCATCACGGGTATGCCGATGTGCCCGCGCAAGCCGATCTTCCATGCCCTGAACCAGAAGGCCATCGCGCGCCTGCACTGCGGCCGCATGGGCTGGACCTACGAAGAATCGAACCTGATCGTGGCCCACATGGGCGGCGGCATCTCGGTCGCGGCGCACAGACAGGGCCGCATCGTCGATGTCAACAACGCCCTCGACGGCGACGGGCCCTTCGCCCCGGACCGTGCGGGCAGCATCCCGTCGAGCGAGCTCATCAAGGTCTGCTTCTCGGGACAGTACACGAAAGAGGAGCTGTTGAAATTCATTTCGAGCAAAGGCGGTCTGGTGGCCTACCTGGGGACCAATTCGGTCATTCAGGTCATGGAACGCATCGAAAAAGGCGACCAGCGGGCCAAAAAGGTGCTGGAATCCATGTGTTACAACATCTCGAAACAGATCGGCGCCATGGCCGGAGCCCTTTCGGGCAAGGTTCAGGCGATCCTGCTCACGGGCGGCATCGCCTACAACGAACCCATCGTGGAGTATATCCGCGAACATTGCGGCTTCATCGCACCCGTCGAGGTCTACCCCGGGGAGAACGAGCTCGAAGCATTGGTCATGAACGCACTGGTCGTACTTCGGGGCGTCATCACCCCGAAGGTCTACCAATAG
- a CDS encoding phosphate acyltransferase: MIQHLTEIVEEARKRGKKRLAVAYGQDSHTLEAVYEAYKEGLVEPTLFGDKEVIKQVCEENGIDIKAFNIVDEPNDVKCVQQAVASVVSGNADVLMKGLVSTDKYMRGILNKEAGLFPPKGVLSHVAIVEMPCYHKLLIISDVAVIPLPDFKQKMVQIGYLARTANLLGIEAPKIACIAPSEQLLPNVISSTEGALLAKMADRGQLGKVVVDGPLSLDVALYKEVAEHKKVKGSSVAGDPDCLLFPNIESANVFFKSVTHLCGGELAAMVMGTKVPCVLTSRGDTSKTKLFSIALACLAVKK, from the coding sequence ATGATTCAGCATCTTACCGAAATCGTCGAAGAGGCGAGAAAACGGGGTAAAAAACGTCTGGCCGTCGCTTACGGACAGGATTCGCATACGCTGGAAGCCGTCTACGAGGCTTACAAGGAGGGGCTCGTGGAGCCCACGCTCTTCGGCGACAAGGAGGTCATCAAACAGGTCTGCGAGGAGAACGGCATCGACATCAAGGCTTTCAACATCGTCGATGAACCCAACGACGTGAAATGCGTCCAGCAGGCCGTCGCATCGGTCGTTTCGGGCAACGCCGACGTTCTGATGAAAGGTCTCGTATCGACCGACAAATACATGCGCGGCATCCTCAACAAGGAGGCCGGACTGTTCCCCCCGAAGGGCGTGCTGAGCCACGTAGCGATCGTCGAGATGCCCTGCTACCACAAACTGCTCATCATTTCGGACGTTGCCGTGATTCCGCTTCCGGACTTCAAGCAGAAGATGGTGCAGATCGGCTACCTGGCCCGCACGGCGAACCTGCTGGGCATCGAGGCCCCGAAAATCGCCTGCATCGCCCCCTCGGAGCAGCTGCTCCCCAACGTGATCTCCTCGACCGAAGGCGCGCTGCTGGCCAAGATGGCCGACCGCGGCCAGCTGGGCAAGGTCGTCGTTGACGGCCCGCTGTCGCTCGACGTGGCGCTCTACAAGGAGGTGGCCGAACACAAGAAGGTCAAGGGTTCGTCGGTGGCCGGCGATCCGGACTGCCTGCTGTTCCCCAACATCGAATCAGCGAACGTCTTCTTCAAGTCGGTGACGCACCTCTGCGGCGGCGAACTGGCGGCGATGGTCATGGGCACGAAGGTCCCCTGCGTGCTGACCTCCCGCGGCGACACGAGCAAGACCAAGCTCTTCTCCATCGCCCTGGCCTGCCTGGCAGTGAAAAAATAA
- a CDS encoding acetate/propionate family kinase, which translates to MVILVLNCGSSSIKYQVIDMEPSSSKLLAKGLVERIGLPEGDLTHKPVGKENFELHQPIPDHTTGIKLVLDALTDPAHGVIASLDEVKAVGHRVAHGGEFFPESCIVTEDTKEKIRSLFEIAPLHNPANLEGVLSIEKVLPGVPQVTVFDTSFHQSIPAVNYMYALPHAYYEKYRVRKYGFHGTSHKYVAKVGAELAGLDFRHSRIITCHIGNGGSVTAVLDGKSFDTSMGFSPLDGLVMGTRCGQVDASAITFIGEKEGMSYAQLNEMMNKKSGVQGLTDISSDMRDIDRAYDEGNPRAILARDMYYARIKKFIGEYAAEMGGVDLIVFTGGVGENSCEMREEVCRGLEFMGVRFDPAANKGARGVNKILSAADSKVKVATIATNEELVIATDTYNLVK; encoded by the coding sequence ATGGTAATTCTGGTTTTGAACTGCGGTTCGTCGTCGATCAAGTATCAGGTGATCGACATGGAGCCGTCGTCGAGCAAGCTGCTCGCAAAAGGACTCGTAGAACGCATCGGCCTCCCGGAAGGCGATCTGACCCATAAACCCGTAGGCAAGGAGAATTTCGAACTGCATCAGCCGATCCCCGACCACACGACGGGTATCAAACTCGTGCTCGACGCCCTGACGGACCCCGCGCACGGCGTGATCGCGTCGCTCGACGAGGTGAAGGCCGTCGGTCACCGCGTGGCCCACGGCGGCGAGTTCTTCCCCGAGAGCTGCATCGTCACCGAAGATACGAAGGAGAAGATCCGTTCGCTGTTCGAAATCGCCCCGCTGCACAACCCCGCCAACCTCGAAGGCGTGCTTTCGATCGAAAAGGTGCTGCCGGGCGTTCCGCAGGTCACGGTCTTCGACACCTCGTTCCACCAGTCGATCCCCGCGGTGAACTACATGTACGCCCTGCCCCACGCCTACTACGAGAAATACCGTGTGCGCAAGTACGGCTTCCACGGCACCAGCCACAAGTACGTGGCCAAGGTGGGCGCCGAGCTCGCCGGGCTGGATTTCCGCCACTCGCGGATCATCACCTGCCACATCGGCAACGGCGGTTCGGTGACGGCCGTCCTCGACGGCAAGTCGTTCGACACGTCGATGGGATTCTCGCCGCTGGACGGTCTGGTGATGGGCACCCGCTGCGGACAGGTGGACGCCAGCGCCATCACGTTCATCGGTGAGAAGGAGGGCATGAGCTACGCCCAGCTCAACGAGATGATGAACAAGAAATCGGGCGTGCAGGGCTTGACAGACATTTCGAGCGACATGCGCGACATCGACCGGGCCTACGACGAGGGCAATCCCCGCGCGATTCTGGCGCGCGACATGTACTACGCCCGCATCAAGAAGTTCATCGGCGAATACGCGGCCGAAATGGGCGGCGTGGATCTGATCGTCTTCACGGGCGGCGTGGGCGAGAACTCGTGCGAGATGCGCGAGGAGGTGTGCCGCGGACTGGAATTCATGGGCGTCCGGTTCGACCCGGCGGCCAACAAGGGCGCCCGGGGCGTGAACAAGATCCTCTCGGCCGCCGATTCGAAAGTCAAGGTAGCGACCATCGCCACCAACGAGGAGCTGGTGATCGCCACGGACACCTACAACCTGGTAAAATAA